From a single Lentisphaera profundi genomic region:
- a CDS encoding DUF420 domain-containing protein, giving the protein MDLPLINACLNFISATLLVCGFVAIKKKNKELHKKLMISAFCTSALFLSSYLYYHFTAGHLLFQGVGTVKTIYFIILIPHILLAMIMLPMILMTFFFIFRGQVISHKKIARFTFPVWLYVSVTGVILYLYMYQLYPEHLKKVEPKPSPVEESVAQ; this is encoded by the coding sequence TTGGATTTACCTTTAATCAATGCGTGTTTGAACTTTATTAGTGCGACTTTGTTAGTTTGTGGTTTTGTCGCAATCAAAAAGAAAAACAAAGAGCTACATAAGAAATTGATGATCTCGGCTTTTTGTACGTCGGCTCTTTTTCTTTCTTCCTACCTTTATTACCATTTTACTGCGGGTCATTTACTCTTTCAGGGAGTAGGGACGGTGAAGACTATTTACTTTATTATCTTAATTCCTCATATTTTATTGGCCATGATCATGTTGCCAATGATTCTAATGACCTTCTTTTTTATCTTTCGTGGTCAGGTTATTAGCCACAAAAAAATAGCTCGCTTCACCTTTCCCGTATGGTTATATGTATCGGTGACCGGAGTTATTCTTTATTTATATATGTATCAACTGTACCCTGAACATTTGAAGAAAGTTGAACCTAAGCCCAGTCCAGTAGAGGAGTCTGTAGCCCAATGA